Proteins co-encoded in one Gehongia tenuis genomic window:
- a CDS encoding acyl carrier protein, with amino-acid sequence MTKEAIYEELNEVFRDVFDDDSITVGNDTTSSDIEDWDSLEHINLVVAIEERFGMKFKMAEVTGMKNVGEMVDIIKERCGR; translated from the coding sequence ATGACAAAAGAAGCAATTTATGAGGAACTGAATGAGGTCTTTCGGGACGTATTTGATGATGATTCCATCACGGTAGGCAACGATACCACGTCGAGTGATATTGAGGACTGGGACAGTCTGGAGCATATCAACCTCGTAGTGGCCATCGAGGAAAGATTTGGTATGAAGTTCAAAATGGCTGAAGTGACCGGCATGAAAAACGTAGGTGAAATGGTGGATATCATAAAGGAACGCTGCGGACGATGA
- a CDS encoding deoxycytidylate deaminase produces MDKWDHRFMELVQVIAGWSSCYQENRKIGAVIVRDKRIITTGYNGAPAGMASCVQRQQCLRRDMDIPSGTRHELCWAIHAEQNALIQAAKLGISVDGATLYCTHQPCAICAKLIVNAGIERLVYGQGYPDEFAARILNEAAVLVEKYDYETKSIIHE; encoded by the coding sequence ATGGATAAATGGGATCATCGATTCATGGAACTGGTACAGGTGATTGCGGGCTGGTCCAGCTGCTATCAGGAGAACCGGAAGATCGGGGCGGTCATCGTGCGGGACAAGCGCATCATCACCACCGGCTATAACGGCGCGCCGGCGGGCATGGCTTCCTGCGTGCAGCGGCAGCAGTGCCTCAGGCGGGACATGGACATTCCCTCGGGCACCCGGCATGAGCTGTGCTGGGCCATCCATGCGGAGCAGAACGCCCTCATCCAGGCGGCCAAGCTGGGCATCAGCGTGGACGGCGCCACGCTGTACTGCACCCATCAGCCCTGCGCCATCTGCGCGAAGCTCATCGTCAATGCGGGGATCGAGCGGCTGGTGTACGGCCAGGGCTATCCCGACGAATTTGCCGCCCGCATCCTGAACGAGGCGGCGGTGCTGGTGGAAAAATACGACTACGAGACCAAGTCCATCATTCACGAATAG
- a CDS encoding DRTGG domain-containing protein: MKIGEIKESLEAEVLCGEDLMDLEILSGCGADLMSDVLAFVKEKIVLLTGLTNPHVIRTAEMLDVSCIVFVRGKKPTPDILEMATERGIAVLSTGETLFTACGRLYEKGLRGGTGAY; encoded by the coding sequence ATGAAGATTGGTGAAATTAAGGAATCTTTGGAAGCCGAGGTCCTGTGCGGCGAAGATTTGATGGATTTGGAGATTCTTTCGGGGTGCGGTGCGGATCTGATGAGCGACGTGCTGGCCTTTGTGAAGGAGAAGATTGTACTCCTGACGGGACTGACCAATCCTCATGTGATCCGTACGGCGGAGATGCTGGACGTGTCCTGCATCGTCTTTGTCCGGGGCAAGAAGCCCACCCCCGATATCCTGGAGATGGCCACCGAGCGGGGCATCGCCGTTTTAAGCACCGGCGAGACCCTGTTCACGGCCTGCGGCAGACTCTATGAGAAGGGCCTTCGGGGCGGAACGGGGGCTTACTGA
- a CDS encoding HAD-IIIC family phosphatase, with translation MSVEYSWKDIKTAAQLAGDMTRSLVIIGDFATQHLAVALQGTFVLSHIDYAVHDTDYDQINAQILDPDSELYQASPDAVLFACCTAKLYDAYCSTPLNDRIHFAEKQAEILASFRQRLIKQTHCKIFQLTYPLMDDATFGNYACKVESSFPFQLKKLNYLLGEAALNEPGYTLIDMDLIQARLGQADFASDKMYFIARMPYSQKTLQYIAAHIADILRSAMGHIHKCVVLDLDNTLWGGVIGDDGIHGIEIGELGIGRAFLCFQQWLKELQLRGILLAVCSKNNEATAKEPFEKHPDMLLKLDDFAIFVANWEDKASNIKFIQKSLNIGMDSMVFIDDNVFERNVVRSLIPDIVVPEMPEDPAEYVSYLRRLNLFETTSYSDNDASRTQQYQERMKSLKAQAEFSNYDDYLKSLEMKATVSAFDPFHYPRIAQLTQRSNQFNLRTGRYTEDEIADLANNPQVITIWFGLKDRFASHGLISLVILDKRDENTLFVREWLMSCRVLKRGMEEYVADTIIRTAAENGFDTVVGEYLPTAKNGMVADLYERMGFDKSGESFVAHPDTYHYHTTHIDRENET, from the coding sequence ATGAGCGTTGAGTATTCCTGGAAAGATATTAAGACCGCAGCTCAGTTGGCGGGGGATATGACGCGTTCTCTTGTCATCATCGGTGACTTTGCAACTCAGCATCTTGCTGTCGCATTACAGGGCACCTTTGTCCTAAGCCATATCGACTATGCCGTGCATGACACGGATTATGACCAAATTAATGCGCAAATACTGGATCCTGACTCCGAATTGTATCAGGCGTCGCCCGATGCCGTTCTGTTTGCCTGCTGTACAGCTAAGCTGTATGACGCTTACTGCAGCACACCTTTGAACGATAGAATTCATTTTGCGGAAAAACAGGCGGAAATACTGGCCTCGTTTCGTCAACGCCTGATAAAACAGACGCACTGCAAAATCTTCCAGCTGACGTATCCCCTGATGGATGATGCTACCTTTGGTAATTACGCCTGTAAAGTGGAATCCTCTTTCCCCTTTCAGCTCAAAAAACTCAACTATCTGCTTGGTGAGGCAGCACTCAATGAGCCCGGCTATACTCTCATTGATATGGATTTGATTCAGGCACGGCTTGGCCAAGCCGACTTTGCCTCGGATAAAATGTATTTCATCGCCCGAATGCCCTATTCACAGAAAACCTTACAGTATATTGCGGCACACATCGCCGATATACTGCGCTCTGCAATGGGACATATACACAAATGTGTGGTCCTCGATCTCGACAACACACTGTGGGGTGGTGTGATTGGTGACGACGGAATCCATGGTATTGAGATCGGTGAATTGGGAATCGGCCGCGCCTTTTTATGCTTTCAGCAATGGCTGAAGGAATTGCAGCTCCGCGGCATTCTGCTCGCGGTGTGCAGCAAGAACAATGAAGCTACAGCCAAGGAGCCTTTTGAAAAGCATCCCGATATGTTGCTGAAGTTGGACGATTTCGCTATTTTTGTGGCAAATTGGGAAGATAAGGCTTCCAATATAAAATTTATTCAAAAAAGCCTTAACATTGGCATGGACAGTATGGTCTTTATTGATGATAACGTATTTGAACGCAATGTGGTGCGCAGTCTCATTCCAGACATTGTTGTTCCTGAGATGCCCGAGGATCCGGCAGAATATGTGTCTTATCTTCGGAGGCTGAATCTATTTGAAACAACCTCCTATTCCGATAATGACGCAAGCCGTACACAGCAATATCAGGAACGCATGAAAAGCCTGAAGGCCCAGGCGGAGTTCAGCAACTATGACGATTATCTCAAAAGTCTGGAAATGAAAGCCACCGTTTCGGCCTTCGACCCCTTTCACTATCCAAGGATTGCGCAGTTGACTCAGCGGTCCAATCAATTCAATCTTCGTACCGGCCGTTATACCGAAGATGAAATTGCTGACCTTGCAAACAATCCCCAGGTCATCACGATATGGTTTGGTCTTAAAGACCGCTTCGCCTCCCATGGGCTGATCAGTTTAGTGATACTGGACAAGCGGGACGAAAATACACTCTTTGTTCGGGAATGGCTGATGAGCTGCCGTGTACTCAAACGCGGGATGGAAGAGTATGTAGCGGATACCATCATACGTACAGCAGCTGAAAACGGTTTTGATACGGTTGTCGGTGAGTATCTGCCCACTGCAAAGAATGGCATGGTGGCTGACCTTTATGAACGAATGGGATTTGATAAGTCCGGAGAAAGCTTTGTCGCTCATCCGGATACGTATCATTACCATACAACACATATAGATAGGGAGAATGAGACATGA
- the groL gene encoding chaperonin GroEL (60 kDa chaperone family; promotes refolding of misfolded polypeptides especially under stressful conditions; forms two stacked rings of heptamers to form a barrel-shaped 14mer; ends can be capped by GroES; misfolded proteins enter the barrel where they are refolded when GroES binds) produces the protein MAKQMIYGEEARRALEKGVNALADSVVTTMGPKGRNAVLEKKFGAPLITNDGVTIAKEIELEDPFENMGAQLVKEVATKTNDVAGDGTTTAILLAKSIIREGVKNVAAGANPMIMMKGIQKAVEAVVEHLKSISKVVESKQSIAQIAAISSGSDEIGQLIAEAMEKVGNDGVITVEESKTMKTELTLVEGMQFDRGYASSYMVTDTEKMEAVLDNPVILITEKKISNIQEILPLLEQIMQVGKKLLIISEDVEGEALATLVVNKLRGTFTSVAVKAPGFGDRRKAMLEDIAILTGGQFVSNELGIELKDVTLDMLGSAHQIKVDKENTTIVEGNGDPSEIKARISSIRSQIEETTSDYDREKLQERLAKLAGGVAVVNVGAATEVEMKERKLRIEDALAATRAAVEEGIVPGGGTALISVASAVEELIKSAHGDEKTGMQIVLRSLEEPIRQIAKNAGLEGSVIVEKIKASNEKNFGFDALKNEFGDMVEKGIIDPTKVTRSALQNAASVAAMLLTTESLVADIPAPEPAAPAGGAGMPGGMY, from the coding sequence ATGGCTAAGCAAATGATTTACGGCGAAGAGGCTCGCCGCGCTTTGGAAAAGGGCGTCAACGCCCTGGCCGATTCGGTCGTCACCACCATGGGCCCCAAGGGCCGCAACGCTGTTTTGGAAAAGAAATTCGGCGCGCCCCTCATCACCAATGACGGCGTGACCATCGCAAAGGAGATCGAGCTGGAGGACCCCTTTGAGAACATGGGCGCCCAGCTCGTCAAGGAAGTTGCCACCAAGACCAACGACGTGGCCGGCGACGGCACCACCACCGCCATCCTGCTCGCCAAGTCCATCATCCGCGAGGGCGTGAAGAACGTGGCCGCCGGCGCCAATCCCATGATCATGATGAAGGGCATCCAAAAGGCCGTGGAAGCGGTCGTGGAGCACCTCAAGAGCATCTCCAAGGTTGTGGAGAGCAAGCAGTCCATCGCCCAGATCGCCGCCATCTCCTCCGGCAGCGATGAGATCGGCCAGCTGATCGCCGAGGCCATGGAAAAGGTGGGCAACGACGGCGTGATCACCGTTGAGGAGTCCAAGACCATGAAGACCGAGCTCACGCTGGTGGAAGGCATGCAGTTCGACCGCGGCTATGCTTCCTCCTACATGGTGACCGACACCGAGAAGATGGAAGCCGTGCTGGATAATCCGGTGATCCTCATCACCGAGAAGAAGATCTCGAACATCCAGGAGATCCTGCCCCTGCTCGAGCAGATCATGCAGGTGGGCAAGAAGCTGCTCATCATCTCCGAGGATGTGGAAGGCGAAGCGCTGGCCACCCTGGTGGTCAACAAGCTGCGCGGCACCTTCACCTCCGTCGCGGTCAAGGCCCCCGGCTTTGGCGACCGCAGGAAGGCCATGCTGGAGGATATCGCTATCCTGACCGGCGGCCAGTTCGTATCCAATGAGCTGGGCATCGAGCTCAAGGACGTGACCCTTGACATGCTGGGCAGCGCCCATCAGATCAAGGTTGACAAGGAAAACACCACCATCGTGGAGGGCAACGGCGATCCTTCCGAGATCAAGGCCCGCATCTCCTCCATCCGCTCCCAGATCGAGGAGACTACCTCCGATTACGACCGTGAGAAGCTTCAGGAGCGCCTCGCGAAGCTGGCCGGCGGCGTGGCCGTGGTCAACGTGGGCGCTGCCACCGAAGTCGAGATGAAGGAGCGTAAGCTTCGCATCGAGGACGCCCTGGCGGCCACCCGGGCTGCCGTGGAAGAGGGCATCGTCCCTGGCGGCGGCACGGCCCTCATCAGCGTGGCTTCCGCGGTGGAAGAGCTGATCAAGTCCGCTCATGGCGACGAGAAGACCGGTATGCAGATCGTGCTCCGTTCCCTGGAGGAGCCCATCCGTCAGATCGCCAAGAACGCCGGCCTCGAGGGTTCGGTGATCGTGGAGAAGATCAAGGCCTCGAACGAGAAGAATTTCGGTTTCGACGCTCTCAAGAACGAGTTCGGCGACATGGTGGAAAAGGGCATCATCGATCCCACCAAGGTGACCCGTTCCGCTTTGCAGAACGCGGCCAGCGTGGCGGCCATGCTGCTGACCACCGAGAGCCTGGTGGCCGACATCCCCGCTCCCGAGCCGGCGGCTCCCGCGGGCGGTGCCGGAATGCCCGGCGGAATGTACTAA
- a CDS encoding nickel-dependent lactate racemase family protein: protein MIELKFGRDALRLEVPEENLLGVITGNFPETPTEGEEREKLCRALRQPLGTPPLRELARPGERVVIMASDITRPSPSYKLLPPVLDELSAAGVRDEDVTVLFGMGIHRAHTAAEHERLVGEAVYRRVRCMDSTEGEYVLVGTSSRGTPYYVNKILTECDRVICTGNIDYHYFVGYSGGAKAVLPGAANYETIRANHSMNLLPGAGTGRLSGNPVREDIDEIGKFLKIDFILNVVLDEQKRILAAFAGDYLAAHRAGCAYLDTVYAHPIHELADIVVVSCGGYPKDINLYQAQKALDNGAYAVKEGGAILWVGACGEGYGEATFEKWVRESTSPKDLTERIRREFVLGGHKAAAIARVLQKADVYMITDLEAGAVERLYMKHRPPEALQETLNGVIAEKGGSRAKVWVIPQAGSLFPKLQS from the coding sequence ATGATCGAACTCAAGTTTGGAAGGGATGCGCTGCGTCTCGAAGTCCCGGAAGAGAATCTTCTGGGCGTCATCACCGGCAATTTCCCTGAAACGCCCACCGAAGGGGAGGAGCGGGAGAAGTTGTGCCGCGCCCTGCGGCAGCCCCTGGGCACTCCGCCGCTGCGGGAGCTGGCGCGGCCGGGTGAGCGGGTGGTCATCATGGCCAGTGACATCACCCGCCCCTCGCCCTCCTACAAACTCCTGCCGCCGGTGCTGGACGAGCTTTCGGCGGCGGGGGTGCGGGACGAGGATGTGACGGTGCTCTTCGGCATGGGCATCCATCGGGCCCACACGGCGGCGGAGCACGAAAGGCTGGTGGGTGAGGCGGTGTACCGCCGGGTCCGCTGCATGGATTCCACCGAGGGGGAATACGTGCTGGTGGGCACCTCCAGCCGGGGCACGCCTTATTATGTAAACAAAATCCTGACGGAGTGCGACCGGGTCATCTGCACCGGCAACATTGACTATCATTATTTTGTGGGCTATTCCGGCGGGGCGAAGGCCGTGCTGCCCGGCGCGGCCAACTACGAAACCATCCGGGCGAACCACAGCATGAACCTTCTGCCGGGGGCGGGTACGGGAAGGCTTTCCGGCAATCCGGTGCGGGAGGACATCGACGAGATCGGGAAATTCCTCAAGATCGACTTCATCCTGAACGTGGTGCTGGATGAGCAAAAGCGCATCCTCGCCGCCTTTGCCGGGGATTACCTTGCGGCGCACCGGGCGGGCTGCGCCTATCTTGACACCGTCTACGCCCATCCCATCCATGAGCTTGCGGACATCGTGGTGGTCAGCTGCGGCGGCTATCCCAAGGATATCAACCTCTACCAGGCCCAGAAGGCGCTGGACAACGGTGCCTACGCCGTGAAGGAGGGGGGCGCCATCCTGTGGGTGGGCGCCTGCGGTGAGGGCTACGGCGAGGCGACCTTTGAAAAATGGGTGCGGGAGAGCACCTCCCCGAAGGATCTGACGGAGCGCATCCGCCGCGAGTTCGTGCTGGGCGGCCACAAGGCGGCGGCCATCGCCAGGGTGCTGCAAAAAGCGGATGTCTACATGATCACCGACCTTGAGGCCGGGGCGGTGGAGCGGCTTTATATGAAGCACCGCCCGCCGGAGGCGCTGCAGGAGACCTTGAACGGGGTGATAGCCGAAAAGGGCGGGAGCCGGGCCAAGGTCTGGGTTATTCCCCAGGCGGGTTCCCTATTTCCGAAGCTGCAAAGCTGA
- the groES gene encoding co-chaperone GroES, whose product MNIKPLGDRVLIKSCESEETTKSGIVLPGSAQEKPQMAEVLAVGPGGVVDGKDVTMHVKAGDKVIYSKYAGTEVKFDGEEMILVRQNDILAIVE is encoded by the coding sequence ATGAATATTAAACCTTTGGGAGACCGCGTTCTCATCAAGAGCTGCGAGAGCGAAGAGACCACCAAAAGCGGCATCGTGCTTCCCGGCAGCGCCCAGGAGAAGCCCCAGATGGCTGAAGTTTTGGCCGTGGGTCCCGGCGGCGTCGTGGACGGCAAGGACGTGACCATGCACGTGAAGGCCGGCGACAAGGTCATCTACTCCAAGTATGCTGGCACGGAAGTGAAGTTCGACGGTGAGGAAATGATCCTGGTCCGTCAAAACGACATTCTCGCGATCGTGGAATAA
- a CDS encoding [Fe-Fe] hydrogenase large subunit C-terminal domain-containing protein: MNESTYYHSVRLDKDKCTGCTNCLKRCPTEAIRVRDGKATIIGERCIDCGECIRVCPYHAKVAVTDELSSINRFKYSIALPAPTLYGQFKNLPNINRVLAGLKMMGFSAVYEVAAGADIVSHAVAEHLKKEDVPKPLISSACPAILRLIRVRFPELIDHIVPIQSPMEVAASLAKLHFAKENGVAVEDIGAFFITPCPAKMTSIRSSLTVEDSSVDGAISIMDMYGLLNSQVKKPDSDESLQHATYYGVGWANSGGETTAVGCDNAMAVDGIWNVIRVLEEIENNKLSDLEFFEGLACPGGCVGGPLVFENGFVAKNRIRKLIETLPKARAEAGEIEKELAAFDVRSTKEIKPLPVMKLDDNIVVALKKMERMESIAANLPGLDCGSCGAPSCRALAEDIVQGNAVEMDCIFKLKEKVRKLALEMVELSKEENK; the protein is encoded by the coding sequence GTGAACGAGAGCACCTACTACCATTCCGTGCGTTTGGACAAGGATAAATGCACGGGCTGTACCAACTGCCTGAAGCGGTGCCCCACCGAGGCGATCCGGGTGCGGGACGGCAAGGCCACCATCATCGGGGAGCGGTGCATCGACTGCGGCGAGTGCATTCGGGTGTGCCCCTACCATGCCAAGGTGGCGGTGACGGACGAGCTGTCCTCCATCAACCGCTTCAAGTATTCCATCGCCCTGCCGGCGCCCACCCTCTACGGCCAGTTCAAGAATCTGCCCAACATCAACCGGGTTCTGGCGGGCCTCAAGATGATGGGCTTCAGCGCCGTGTACGAGGTGGCGGCGGGGGCGGACATCGTCTCCCACGCGGTGGCGGAGCATCTGAAGAAGGAGGATGTTCCCAAGCCCCTCATCTCTTCGGCCTGCCCGGCCATCCTGCGGCTGATCCGGGTGCGCTTTCCCGAGCTGATCGACCACATCGTGCCCATTCAGTCCCCCATGGAGGTGGCGGCCAGCCTGGCCAAGCTCCACTTCGCGAAGGAGAACGGCGTGGCCGTGGAGGATATCGGCGCCTTTTTCATCACGCCCTGCCCGGCGAAGATGACCAGCATCCGAAGCTCCCTCACGGTGGAGGATTCGAGCGTGGACGGCGCCATCTCCATCATGGACATGTACGGCCTTTTGAACAGCCAGGTCAAAAAGCCCGATTCGGACGAATCCCTGCAGCACGCCACCTACTACGGCGTGGGCTGGGCCAATTCCGGCGGCGAGACCACGGCGGTGGGCTGCGACAACGCCATGGCGGTGGACGGCATCTGGAACGTGATCCGGGTGCTGGAGGAGATCGAGAACAACAAGCTGAGCGACCTCGAGTTCTTCGAGGGCCTGGCCTGTCCCGGCGGCTGCGTGGGCGGTCCGCTGGTCTTTGAGAACGGCTTCGTGGCGAAAAACCGCATCCGAAAGCTCATCGAGACCCTCCCCAAGGCCCGGGCGGAGGCGGGGGAGATCGAGAAGGAGCTGGCCGCATTCGATGTGCGCAGCACCAAGGAAATCAAGCCCCTGCCGGTGATGAAGCTGGACGACAACATCGTGGTGGCGCTGAAGAAGATGGAGCGGATGGAGTCCATTGCGGCGAACCTGCCCGGACTGGACTGCGGCTCCTGCGGCGCGCCCTCCTGCCGGGCCCTGGCCGAGGATATCGTGCAGGGCAACGCGGTGGAGATGGACTGCATCTTCAAGCTGAAGGAGAAGGTCAGGAAGCTGGCCCTCGAGATGGTGGAACTGTCAAAGGAGGAGAATAAATGA
- a CDS encoding AraC family transcriptional regulator has translation MTLKDLLEKTDSELLTPDADLTREVTGCYIGDLLSWVMAHAGAGSAWITVQTHLNVIAVSTLLDLACVINPEGVEMEKVSLEKAMEKEVPVLRSAMTAYELAVKLHELGVS, from the coding sequence ATGACCCTGAAGGATTTGCTGGAAAAGACCGACTCCGAACTGCTGACCCCGGACGCCGACCTCACCCGGGAGGTCACGGGCTGCTACATCGGGGACCTTTTGAGCTGGGTGATGGCCCATGCCGGGGCGGGCTCGGCATGGATCACCGTGCAGACCCACCTCAACGTGATCGCCGTGTCCACGCTCCTTGATCTCGCCTGTGTGATCAATCCCGAAGGGGTGGAGATGGAAAAGGTGTCCCTTGAAAAGGCCATGGAGAAGGAAGTCCCCGTTTTGAGGAGCGCAATGACCGCCTATGAGCTGGCCGTGAAGCTCCACGAGCTGGGCGTTTCGTAA
- a CDS encoding SPOR domain-containing protein, whose product MRYQSSRRRKRATRSRGYAKAFLLLAAAGLLVYLVTATAAGSWIAEHVTGPLFGGEPKATGGVLASPIPTDGEEATPAPAGAYETQTVSVGGTTLYCIQLGAFSDKANAETQAEDDSLKGGAGYIAYDGKHRLLTSGFGGEAEAKAAVDRLKAEDGVESVIYPMQVGQLNLKITAAEADVETLRSAFEGYDGAAAKLREISASLASGSLDGDGARTAIKEQQTALAAHRDAIAALCEKNPGLPAFVGLETMLTSAEKNLDALTADTSLSNVAFSSKIKYTYIDMTSLYKTYVTDLTQQSAKKAN is encoded by the coding sequence ATGCGTTATCAATCTTCAAGGCGGAGAAAAAGGGCCACCCGGAGCAGGGGGTACGCCAAGGCGTTTCTGCTTTTGGCGGCGGCGGGCCTTTTGGTCTATCTGGTGACGGCCACGGCGGCGGGGAGCTGGATTGCGGAGCACGTGACGGGCCCGCTTTTCGGGGGCGAGCCGAAGGCCACCGGGGGCGTGCTGGCCTCGCCCATCCCCACCGACGGCGAAGAAGCCACGCCGGCGCCGGCGGGGGCCTATGAGACCCAGACCGTGAGCGTGGGGGGCACCACGCTGTACTGCATTCAGCTCGGCGCCTTCTCGGACAAGGCCAACGCCGAGACCCAGGCCGAGGACGACAGCCTCAAGGGGGGCGCGGGCTACATCGCCTACGACGGCAAGCACCGGCTTCTTACCAGCGGCTTTGGCGGCGAGGCGGAGGCGAAGGCGGCGGTGGACCGGCTGAAGGCGGAGGACGGCGTGGAAAGCGTCATCTATCCCATGCAGGTGGGCCAGCTGAACCTCAAGATCACCGCAGCTGAGGCGGATGTGGAAACCCTGAGGAGCGCCTTCGAGGGCTATGACGGCGCCGCGGCAAAGCTTCGGGAGATCAGCGCCTCCCTGGCGTCGGGCAGCCTGGACGGGGACGGGGCCCGCACCGCCATAAAGGAACAGCAGACGGCCCTTGCCGCCCATAGGGACGCCATCGCCGCCCTTTGCGAAAAGAATCCCGGACTGCCCGCTTTCGTGGGCCTTGAGACCATGCTGACTTCGGCGGAGAAAAATTTGGACGCGCTTACAGCGGATACCTCTCTTTCTAATGTAGCTTTTTCGTCAAAAATCAAGTATACTTATATCGATATGACAAGCCTGTACAAAACCTACGTCACCGACCTGACGCAGCAATCGGCGAAAAAAGCGAATTAG
- a CDS encoding SDR family NAD(P)-dependent oxidoreductase, with translation MAKTLLVVGASSDMGTRLIECAAEDYGRIYAHYRMLNGKLEHLKSVLGDKLVLVQADLTQEEEIGALIDQINTFHCPPSQIVQFAAPSCTNGHFHKLAISAFDEALIIGLRSTILICQAFLPAMVKQRYGRIVMMLSSVLSGPPAPYCAHYMTEKYALLGLMRSLASEYAAKGITVNGVSPSWTDTKYIQNQPEILVKKYAAENPAGRLLHVDEIIPAIRFLLSDGSGQVNGQNIFITGGR, from the coding sequence ATGGCAAAAACACTGCTGGTTGTTGGCGCGTCTTCAGATATGGGGACGCGCTTGATTGAATGCGCAGCGGAGGATTATGGCCGTATTTATGCCCATTACCGTATGCTTAACGGAAAATTGGAGCATTTAAAAAGCGTTCTTGGCGATAAGCTTGTACTTGTGCAGGCTGACCTGACCCAAGAGGAAGAGATAGGCGCCCTGATCGACCAGATCAACACGTTTCATTGTCCGCCCAGCCAGATCGTTCAGTTCGCGGCTCCTTCCTGTACAAATGGTCATTTTCATAAGTTGGCCATTTCAGCCTTCGATGAAGCTTTGATCATTGGGCTGCGCTCAACCATACTGATTTGTCAGGCATTTCTGCCGGCGATGGTTAAGCAGCGCTACGGCCGAATCGTCATGATGCTGTCCTCCGTTCTGTCCGGTCCGCCGGCGCCCTACTGCGCTCACTATATGACGGAAAAATACGCTTTATTGGGACTCATGCGTTCGCTGGCGAGTGAATATGCCGCCAAGGGTATTACAGTGAACGGTGTATCGCCCTCATGGACCGATACCAAATATATTCAAAATCAGCCGGAAATACTCGTGAAAAAATATGCTGCCGAAAATCCCGCGGGGCGGCTGCTTCATGTGGACGAAATCATACCGGCAATCCGCTTCCTTCTTTCTGATGGCAGCGGTCAAGTCAATGGTCAGAATATATTTATCACCGGCGGGCGCTAA
- a CDS encoding ATP-binding protein encodes MEENVFTEVHQVKAGDFASAGEASSHFKRVLKQLGIDGDLVRRASIMSYEAELNLVIHSEGGELKLEVSPEHVRIISEDVGPGIEDIDLAMTAGYSTAPDSVRMMGFGAGMGLCNMERCADDFQISSSKAGTKISMTMNL; translated from the coding sequence ATGGAAGAGAACGTATTTACGGAAGTGCATCAAGTGAAGGCCGGCGATTTCGCCAGCGCCGGGGAGGCGTCCAGCCATTTCAAGCGGGTCTTAAAGCAGCTGGGCATCGACGGCGACCTGGTGCGGCGCGCCTCCATCATGTCCTATGAAGCGGAGCTCAACCTGGTGATCCACAGTGAGGGCGGCGAGCTCAAGCTGGAGGTGTCCCCGGAGCATGTCCGCATCATCTCCGAGGATGTGGGCCCGGGCATCGAGGATATCGACCTTGCCATGACGGCGGGCTATTCCACGGCGCCGGACAGCGTGCGGATGATGGGCTTTGGCGCGGGCATGGGCCTATGCAACATGGAGCGCTGCGCCGACGATTTTCAGATCAGCTCCTCCAAGGCGGGGACGAAGATCTCGATGACGATGAATCTCTAA